In Cervus canadensis isolate Bull #8, Minnesota chromosome 7, ASM1932006v1, whole genome shotgun sequence, the DNA window CTTGTTCTGTTGCTCTGTCACATGGACGTGGATGTGaattacataaaaatatcaataaagtaACTCCTGCCGTGTCTCTTaacaggaaatatttattgatatgttCTGTAAAACAGCAGGTGTCTCCTGTTTGGTAACAGACTAGCTATGTCGTCTGCCTCTTTAATTTCAAGAATAGTTATCAGAAAGGATTTGGTGTATAACATTTCATTAAATGCAGGAAACTGCTGAGGCACAGAGGGCAGAATGCTGCTTCCAGTCAGACAAGGTGTTTCCATTGCGTTGCGTCAACACTTCCTAGCACATAACTGGCACTTTGCCCTGCATCTTAATTCAGTACACGAAGCAAGCCATCTTaaacttgtcttcttttcttacTGGTGTGTCTTAAGCTGGttattctttctgcctctttgGCAGGTAGACATAATGTTTATGGACTTTGGTTCATTAGACTTTGTCCGTTTTTTGCAGTCATTTTTGCGTTTACTGTTAAATCCTTACAGATGGAAAGCAGTAGATATTACCTTAAAGAAGGAAATACTAGGGCCCACTTAACTAGAGAACTTTTTAAGCATCTTGTCATAAGTTAGCAAGCTTATGAGTTCCTTTACTCACAAGATTATGCTGGAAATTTATTCTGAAGGAAAATGCAGACCCAGATTTGTCAAAAGTCCTGCCCTGAGTGGTAGCCTTGATTTAGCACATTTCCTTGGTGTTCAGCATAGTTGCATAGGAGTTACTCCAGGAAGAGCGAACCAGACATGGATTGGGAAGACTGCTGGAAGGTACTGGTACATGCACAGCTTGTTCCCTCCCAGCGGTGGTCACAGCATCTTTCCTAACCACAGAGGCTGAAGGTAGGGAGGATCCTATTGGAGAAGTGTAGTACTCATGCAGTGCTGGCCTGCTGGTCCCTGCTACCTTTGTGAGGAATTCGAGGGACTTGCTGTCTGTGCAGAAAGTTTTCATATTGCTCCATCTTCTGTGTGATGAAAGGGGTTGCATTCATCATTTCCTGCTTCACCATGGCAACTTAAGTTGATATTTTGCtgttttgaattttatcatttaagCACATTCTTGAAACTGGTGGATGATGATTTGCTAGATGTCAGAAGGGTTTAAGTGAGGTTTATAGGCTTTATAGTGGCAGCTGTGATCAGGTGATATATTAGGGCTTTTTGAGGCCTTAACACAAGTGTAGACTGGGTGCTGAGTATATAGTAGACATCACCTTGGATTGAAGTCTTTGGAATAACTCTTTAATCTTTCCAGGAGAGATTACTAGAAGGTATAGTTAAAAATTTTAGCATATTGAGAGCAGGAAAATGTTATGATTATAGCATGATCTCTGGTCCAGAGTGCTTGAGTTCGCCTTCAAACTCAATCACTTAGTACCTTGTGGCTTTGAATAGGCCACTTAGCTGTTCAAGCTTCAGTTCCTTCACATATAAACTGGGGATAATTGTACCTATTGAAAATTCAACATATCAGTGCCTGACATACGGAAGATGTTTGCTCTCGATACTGTTTCCTTTCACTTCACAGTGATTGGCATGTCTCACATGTGTTTTTCAGTGATATCGTGGTCCAGATAGTAGATGCTCGCAATCCACTCCTGTTCAGGTGTGAGGATTTGGTAAGTGAAACGTGACAAGATTCAAACTTCAAGCCCTTGGAGCAGCAGTGGGAGACAGCGTCACCGACAGCAGTTGCTCTGAGCCGCCCTTGGCACCCTGCTCTCGCGGCTCTCCCGCTCCTCCCAGGGCCAGGAGCCTGCGCAGTGGGGCCCTTCAGACATGTTTTCTTCAGACTGCTGTTTCCATCTGCAGGAAGCCTCAAACACTTGAACTTTCTAGCTTTTAGTTTAGAAGCCACTCTGTTCAGAGGAATTTGCCAGTGTGTCTcattttttaagagaattttaaGTAAATGAAGTAGCATTTTGCTGATTTGGGCATATGCCTAGTCCGTTCATCCCACTAAGCTTTCTCTTCGCACACCAGATTTACTACCTTCTGTGGTATTCTACAAATGATCTAAGTTTGTAAAATACTGCAGGGGGTCATCATTAAGGTGTGAGTATCACTAGAAATAAGGCGATACAGGCTTTGAATTAATAAGACTGAAAACACATGAAGTGTTCCTATTTCTGTTTGAGGACCACAGCAggaccattattttaaaatctggtgaataacaaaattcaaaatagGGAAACTCTTACTAATTCAGCTTTCAATATTTTTAGGGTATTTCCTAATGGAAAGCTATGCTTGGGGTTAACTTAATCACTGggtcttattttccttttagacttcaaaaatattttttataagattATTGACTGTCATCATTTGGCTTGAAAATAGTTCCTGCTGACtgacaaatcttttttttaaatacaattatttatcTTTGCTTGAAAGAAACtgtataatttaaagaaataagagcaGGGCAGGAAAGCATTTCCTTTTTACCCTTTAGTTTTTTTTGTGAAGAGTTTGTAAGCGTATGTGACCTAACTTCTTTTCAAAGCCTGCTGAAAGTATCCATACCATGGATTTAATCATGTACTATGATTAAAAATCTTTCATATTAGGACTGTTTTAAACCGGTGACAGTAAGACCTTTTAGTAATAACTAGAAGGGACTAGGAAAGGGGATCTTCAGTATAATTAGCCAAATTTTTCCCCATTTGGAGAGATATCTGAATATCTTTGTCTTGCCTAGGAATGTTATGTGAAAACCATTGATGACAACAAGGAGAATGTTATTCTGGTGAATAAGGCAGACTTGTTGACTATCGAGCAGCGGAGTGCCTGGGCTGAATTCTTCGAAAAAGAAAACGTGAAGGTCATTTTCTGGTCAGCTTTGGCTGAAGCCATTCAACTGATGGCTAACTCTAAGGTAACTGGGGACTTCTCGGGTTGGAAGATTTCGGTTTCTGTTAAGtgtgctttgtttgttttttcttattgttgatttgtggggctttatttcttttttccctaagtAGTAGGGTAGTATGATGACCTACAGAAAAGTAAGTTGCAAAGTTGCTTTCTCTGAAgacacatactttttaaaatgttaggcAGAAAGTTGTATAGGAACTTTCCTAATGACTTTACAGTTGCTTTTAAGAGAAGTCAAAACCAAAATTCAGATACAGCTGAATGTAATAACTTCTCTGGACTTGACTAGAATCTCTTTTGACTttgttttgaaaacaaagaaatgaagtaatACTAAATTAATATATACCATGTGTTTTAACCCAATTTTGCTAGAAACAGTTTAAGggttattttctaataaaaattaatgataacCAGCTATGGAAAGAACTTAGCCACAGCATTCTTAGAGCTGAAAGAGACCTAAAGTCATGTCTTTTCCTGTCTGCCTCCTTTGGTCTCACCTCTGTTAGCCATTGCTGACGAGTTAGTGGCCTGAGCTGGGTGCTCTAAATACAACCCCTTCTTGTTGGTGAGCTCAGAAGTTAGTGAGCTCTGACTCTGTGAAGGGCTTCTTCCCTCCACCTCCCTGGCAGACAGTCACACACATGCTCTCTCAGGCCATACATACCAgatgtctcattctttttctctccaggGTGAAAGTTCTTTAGTCCAATAAGGTTCAGCTCTCCTAACTTTAATTTAAggcctcttcctttctccctgtgTTCTCTTTTCTGCAGAAGGTACATATCTCTGCTTTGCTGCTCCTAATAGACGTGTCCTCCAGTGCACTCCTCACCCTGAGGGCCTCTCTGCCTGAGTCAGGAGAGCACCCAAAATGGGTGGCCACTGATCAAGTATAGTCCTCCAGGTGTGCTTTGCCGAGGACGTGTATTCTTATTTCTTGTGACCAGGATACTCCCAGGAATTCAGGGTTTTTGTTAATTCACCTTCTTTCAAAGGACCTTATGCTTTTGGCTCATTAAACCTATGAACAACTGTATCCCTCAAATAtcagattggccaaaaagtttgttctggtTTTCCCGTACTACCTTAAGGGAAAAACCTTtacgaactttttgaccaactcagtattttaaagataagacTTTTAGCAAGCAGATCTCATCTATCTTTACATGTGGGGAAagtttctcactttatttttagcTCAGCTTAGGACATGTTCCTCTTAAATATTAGTGGTTTGGGGACAAGGTAGAATTCATTTTGGAtatgtcatttgtttttctcttccagaaTTGAATCATCTGCAGGTATTGTGTTGGCCCTTCTGTGTCTTCTTAATGTTCATTGATAACGCTGTTGAGTAGTCTGGGGCTGAGGATAGAGTTCTGCGACCTTTTGTGGACTTAATAAGTGCAGGTGTACCAAGCATTTAAGATGTATTTGAAAGACTATAACAGTAGTTATTGTGCTGTTACTGTTATTAATAAAAACTAACCCACAGAAAACCTGTTCTTAGCAGGCACTGCTATTCTGAGtactttctgtgttttatttcatcttctccAGAAAGAATTTAAGTGCTTGTAATCCTCGGGCAATCTGGCTTCATAGTCTGTCCTCTTCATtattgcttctcttgtttcaaaTCCTTCCTGGAAGTTGGTGTCTAGTTGCAGTGCTGAATAACTATTTATCAATATGTCACTCAGCCCTGATGCATCAGCCCAGTGGCCCTGTTGAAAATGGGAAAAGGATCAGTTTTTACATCTCTGGTATTCCCTGAACTGGCAACCAAGGAGTAGATTCCCAAGGGAAATGGGATTTGTTTGCACGATGTGTTCTCAGGGAATCTTTGCTGCCTCCTGTTGTGTCTGTTAGCTTACTTGTAGAATTGTTTCCCTGTCAGACTGGATTACCAGTGCTTGGTTTATGGAagatattctttcttcctttttaaaagttgaacCCTATTTATTCTTCCTAAATCTTCTGAAATCTCTGTTCATGATTTTCCAAGTTGTTACCAGCTACTACTGTTGTGTTATCGTATCTAATCACATCTGTCATTTGAATATCAAGCATGaacttattaaaaaatagatattcaCTGTTTTTTCACCTATCTGAAGTTTGCTCTTTTCTCCATGGTTGTttaaccattcttttttttttttcaaatgggacttgtttttttccatttatttttattagttggaggctaattactttgcaatattgtattggtttttgccatacattgataagaatcagccatgagacttttttttaattgagtactTTTGTTTTCTCTCGGCCATTTGTTAAATTGCACTGTGTTCCCCAAAAGATggacttttcccttctttcttttttttatgtgtgtatgtgtgtgtagcagagttttattaaagtgaaaaagggacagagaaagcttctgatatagacatTAGAGGGGGGATGAAGAGTGCCTCACTTGCTAGTCTTAGCACGGGAGctgtatatactttttcaattggtcccttctttcttttaatttttgatgtAACTACTGCAAAGTCCTTTTGTTGCCTTTATCATTTTTCCTGAACCTAAACTGCTTCAAGCCTTAGTTTTCCTAGCAAATACCCATGTTCAGTTCACATTATTGTGTTCTGCCTCTTTCATACTTTTAAATGTTCAGAATAGTACACAGTGACTTTGTGACCTTTATTATAGAAATTGCTCCAATTCCAAGTTTCTTTTTGAGTCTCCTGAAATGACAGTGAAATCATACCTCTTCTCCctgactttttttcttccctaaaatGTAGGATATCTATTTAACTGAGTTTATTATGCCCTCTCCTGTAGTGGCTACTCATTCTAACACTAGATTATTTGGAAATGATAGGTTTGCATCACTTCTAAATCTAAATCAATTCACCCTTGTTGATAAGAATTGGTAATACTGTGAATtgttgtatttctgctttattatctGTAAGAATTCAGAAAgattgttgttaagttgctaagtcctgtccaactctttgtgatctcatggactgcagcacgccaggcttccctgtcctttactgtctcccggagtttgctccaactcatatccattgagtcgataatgccatccaactgtctcatcctctgttgtccccctctcctgccttctttctttcccagcatcaaggtcttttccattgagtctgttcttcacatcaggtggccaaggtattggagttcagcttcagcatcagtccttccaatgaatatatggggttgatttcctttaggattgactggtttgatatccttgctgtccaggggactcaaaagtcttctctatcaccacagttcaaaaacaacagttctttgatgctcagccttctttatggtttaactctcacatccatacatgactactggaaaaaaccatagctttgactgtacagacctttgtcggcaaagtaatgtctctgcttattaatatgctgtctaggttggtcatagcttttcttgcaaggagcaggcatctttgaatttcatggctgcagtcaccatctgcagttactttggaacccaagaaaataaaatctgtcactgtttccattttcccccatctatttgccatgaagtgatgggacgagatgctgtgatcttagtttttgaatgttaagttttaagccagttttttcactcttctctttcaccctcatcaagaagctcttcagttcctcttcactttctgtgattagaatggtatcatgtgcgtatctgaggttgttatttctcctggcaatcttgattccagcttataattCATCCAGAAGGATTAATACACCCATGAATTGTAAATCATTTTTACCATTCTCTTTCCAAAAGAAGTCATTGTTCGGCAAATAATTTCCATGCACAGAGTTTTTTTGTTGCTCTCATATTTCACACACAGGGACCTGTGCCCCATGATGCTATGATTTATTAAAGATAGTTATAAAAGAATAGTTTCCTTAACTATGAAAATCactgtcttttaaaatgaaaatttatattaattataaattatacccTTCTTGCTTTGTGCAGAGAAGAGAATATTAACTGTTTTACTGTTAATGAGaatacttttgttttattctataGCCCATTGCAAAAGTACTGCCAAGGAATTCAGCTTGACACAGGCTTTTCTaaactcttacttttttttttaatagataaaagaGTTATCTATTAGACAAGATCAAGGTGTTCACGGTAGTATAGCCATAGACAGGAGTTATCTATTAGAAAAGTAATAGATGTTATTTgttcaaataatacaaaaatgtgTGATATGAAGGTCCCCCTCTCTGGAGGGCACCACTGTGGATAGTTCAGTTATATCCTCATGTTATCTCATCTCCCTCTTTTTACCTTTCCTTTTCATAATGTTTTTTGTCCTCTGTTCATCTTAGATAACCAACTCTGAGTGTTTTTACCAGAGTGAAAAGTGCAGTTGTTACACACTTCTGAACTTTTGTGGTTTTTGTTATTTCATCAGGAAGAAGTAAACAGAGACACTGGAGAAGCTATCACAGCCGAGTTTGAAAACTCCAGTTGCGACGAAGCTGAAATTCTACACGAAGAGGCTGAACATCTTTCACTTGGTGCAGTTGCCAGTAGTGAAGAAGAAGAGAGTGAGTATGAGGACtgtcaggaggaggaggaggactggCAGACGTGTTTGGAAGATGGCAGCAGCCCTGATGAGGAAGCCTGTGGCCAGGACCGCAAGGAGGCCCATACTCTGGATTCTGAGGCTCAAGAAAGGAAAACCCCGCAGAAGAGGCAAATACACAATTTTAGTCACTTGGTATCAAAGCAGGAGTTACTCAAGGTCTTTAAGCAGCTGCACTCTGGAAAGAAGGTGAAGGATGGACAACTTACTGTTGGACTGGTAAGATGAGATATGTCATAAAATTGATTCGTGAGGGTCTGTATTCCCACTGCACTGGAACCCCAGAGACCAGTGAGGCCCTGGTGTCATAGGGAAGACTGAAGACTTCTTGTTGCCCATGGGCGTCGTGGGAGCAGGCCATGTGTGACAGACAGCCCAGCTCAAAGAATGAACTTTCTCAAGGCTTAAACTGGTTACACCCCTGTTTGTATTACCTTCTACAGTCTCCCAGTTAATCCCTACATGTCTCGTGACTTACAAGAGATACcagaatgaaaacttttaagGTTGTCTTCTGCCCTCTggtccagtgttctttcctttaGATAGGGTAGGCTTTTGGCATCCTGTGATGCAGGCTTTTTAGATAGGGTAGGCTTTTGGCATCCTGTGATGATTGCCAACTTTTACTGTAGACATTCCGTCTGACTCCCTTCTAGGTGGGCTATCCAAACGTTGGTAAGAGTTCAACAATCAACACCATCCTAGGCAACAAGAAGGTATCTGTGTCTGCTACGCCTGGTCACACCAAGCATTTTCAGGTATTTCTACAGCATCAGCCTCTGTATTTACTCAGACAGTCCTCCCTCTGAGTATTTTCTGAAGTTCTTTGCCACCCGTGTGCTgctcttctttcccttcccatGCTGTGTGCCCAGCATAACCCCCTTACTTGTCCTTCAGACTCTCTATGTAGAACCTGGCCTCTGCTTGTGTGACTGCCCAGGCCTGGTGATGCCATCCTTTGTCTCTACCAAAGCTGAGATGATTTGCAGTGGAATCCTCCCAATTGACCAGATGAGAGATCATGTCCCACCTGTATCACTAATATCCTTGGTGCTGTGCCAAAATTGTGGTTGTTCTGTgtatattggagcttcagaaaaATCTGAGTAATTAAAtaggggaggaaaaaataatCCTTCCTTACATAATTGTAAGGATTAGAAACAAAGATAGTGTGATTTGTCTCTGAATTAGGATCATCTCACAAATCTGTAATGTATTTAGGTAAAAATGTGTCATCTTGAAGTCTGTTTcagagataatatttttaaaggatacatTTGGAGGTAGTCAT includes these proteins:
- the LSG1 gene encoding large subunit GTPase 1 homolog, yielding MGRRRAPEGGTLGRTLIRQQVQRSRSHRHTDSWLHTSELNDGYDWGRLNLQSVTEQSSLDDFLATAELAGTEFVADKLFVSPDDIVVQIVDARNPLLFRCEDLECYVKTIDDNKENVILVNKADLLTIEQRSAWAEFFEKENVKVIFWSALAEAIQLMANSKEEVNRDTGEAITAEFENSSCDEAEILHEEAEHLSLGAVASSEEEESEYEDCQEEEEDWQTCLEDGSSPDEEACGQDRKEAHTLDSEAQERKTPQKRQIHNFSHLVSKQELLKVFKQLHSGKKVKDGQLTVGLVGYPNVGKSSTINTILGNKKVSVSATPGHTKHFQTLYVEPGLCLCDCPGLVMPSFVSTKAEMICSGILPIDQMRDHVPPVSLVCQNIPRHVLEATYGIDIIKPREDEDPQRPPTSEELLTAYGCMRGFMTAHGQPDQPRSARYILKDYVNGKLLYCHPPPGRDPVTFQYQHQRLLEKKVNGGEIKMQVVRNKKAHQIENVVDKTFFHQENVRALTKGVQAVMGYKPGSGLVTAAAVSSERGAGKPWKKHGNRNKKEKSRRLYKHLDP